In Persicimonas caeni, a single window of DNA contains:
- a CDS encoding PARP-type zinc finger-containing protein: MTQSIIEAAKSSRSKCGECKKKIDKGELRFGVYQERWDSYRWYHLACGAAQDREAFLEAAEKYGKLENLDQILEDAKSVGKGTKTPRVEVAPSARSSCVVCEEKIEPKGTLRGVLFREVEPDTWRKGFTHVECMTQVSDLDREVLLEQVLENSLLTDEQAEQVVDEL; this comes from the coding sequence ATGACGCAATCCATCATCGAAGCGGCGAAATCGAGCCGCTCCAAATGCGGCGAATGCAAAAAGAAGATCGACAAGGGCGAGCTGCGTTTCGGCGTGTACCAGGAGCGGTGGGATAGCTACCGATGGTACCACCTGGCCTGCGGCGCGGCCCAGGACCGCGAGGCCTTCCTCGAGGCTGCCGAGAAGTACGGGAAGCTCGAGAATCTCGACCAAATCCTCGAGGACGCCAAGAGCGTGGGCAAGGGGACCAAGACGCCGCGCGTCGAGGTCGCTCCCAGCGCGCGATCGAGCTGTGTGGTGTGTGAGGAGAAGATCGAGCCGAAAGGGACGCTACGCGGCGTGCTCTTCCGTGAAGTCGAACCGGACACCTGGCGCAAGGGATTCACCCACGTCGAGTGCATGACCCAGGTGTCCGACCTCGACCGTGAGGTTCTCCTCGAGCAGGTCCTGGAAAACTCGCTGCTGACGGACGAGCAAGCCGAGCAGGTCGTCGACGAACTCTGA
- a CDS encoding RIO1 family regulatory kinase/ATPase domain-containing protein, translating to MRMPPRLVPLIEYGVIESVVRPLLSGKEAQVYLVESGGELRAAKVYKDMQKRSFRNRSEYTESRKVRNSRDRRAMGKRSRYGREQEEAAWNSAEADMIKKLYAAGVRVPKPHTFVDGVLVMECVEGPDGGVAPRIADCALDKERGVALCDQILREVVKMLCADVVHADLSVFNVLLEEDGPVIIDFPQSIAAARNNHARKILLRDVANITDALRFGRPPHELRYGYEMWDLYERGELKPDSELTGKFDVPQHDVDPDILLLEMQQVEEDEALAAIDEDLVV from the coding sequence ATGAGGATGCCACCGCGGCTGGTGCCGCTTATCGAGTACGGTGTGATTGAAAGCGTCGTTCGGCCGCTATTGAGCGGAAAAGAAGCGCAGGTCTATCTGGTCGAGTCCGGCGGGGAGCTTCGCGCCGCCAAGGTCTACAAGGACATGCAGAAGCGCTCGTTTCGCAATCGCTCCGAGTACACCGAAAGCCGCAAGGTGCGCAATTCGCGTGACCGGCGAGCGATGGGCAAGCGCAGTCGCTACGGGCGCGAGCAGGAAGAGGCCGCCTGGAACTCCGCCGAAGCAGACATGATCAAGAAACTGTACGCCGCCGGCGTGCGCGTGCCCAAGCCGCACACGTTCGTCGACGGCGTTCTGGTCATGGAGTGTGTCGAGGGACCCGACGGCGGGGTCGCGCCGCGCATCGCCGATTGTGCGCTCGACAAAGAGCGCGGCGTGGCGTTGTGCGACCAGATCTTGAGGGAGGTCGTCAAGATGCTGTGCGCAGACGTCGTCCACGCAGACTTGTCGGTGTTCAACGTGCTGCTCGAAGAGGATGGGCCGGTCATCATCGACTTTCCGCAGTCCATCGCGGCCGCCCGCAACAATCATGCGCGCAAAATCTTGCTGCGCGACGTCGCCAACATCACCGACGCGTTGAGGTTCGGGCGCCCCCCGCACGAGCTGCGCTATGGGTACGAGATGTGGGACCTGTACGAGCGCGGTGAGCTTAAACCCGATTCGGAGCTCACCGGCAAATTCGACGTCCCGCAGCACGACGTCGACCCGGACATTCTTCTGCTCGAGATGCAACAGGTCGAAGAAGACGAGGCGCTCGCCGCGATCGATGAAGATCTAGTGGTGTGA